In Leptotrichia buccalis C-1013-b, the genomic window AAGTATCTCCAAATTATATTAAAATCAATAGTTGTTAAGTAAATACCTACGATAAACAACGGAATTGCAATTAAAAATCTATTTTTTATTGGACTTTGCTTAATTTTGAAAATGTCGGCAATAATTAATCTTGAACCTCTAAAGGCAGTATCTCCTGAAGTAATAGGACAAGCAACAACACCAAGCACAGCCAGAAATGCTCCAAAAACACCAAGCAACTGAACAGATGCTTTGTTTACAACAACTGCAGGAGTTCCAGCAGCAGCAAGTTCTTTAATTCCACCAAAAACAGTCATTGCAGCAGCAGCCCACACTAACGCAACAACGCCTTCTGCAATCATTGCACCATAAAATACTTTTCTTCCTTCAGTTTCATTTTTTAAACAACGTGCAACCATTGGAGATTGAGTAGCGTGGAAACCGCTTACTGCACCACAGGCAATTGAAATAAATAAGTAAGGAAACATTGAGGTTCCTTTAGGATGTGGATTTCCTTTAAAAATTTCAGTAACTTCAGGAATTGCGAAAGCTCCTGTAAATTGCCCATAAATTAACATCGTTCCAATACCAATTGCCATAAATAATAATGCAAAACCAAAAATTGGATAAATTTTGGCAATAATTTTATCAAGTGGAAGGATTGTAGCCAAAATATAATAAGCGATGATGATGATTGTAAAAGTCATGGCACTCACACCTGGAATCAAATTGTGAAGAATGTCAGCAGGTGATTTTATAAATACAACTCCAACTAATAGCAATAAAACTATTGAAAAAACTCTCATAATTTGCTGCATTACAACACCTAAATTTTGTCCCACAAGTTCACCAATACTACTTCCTTTATTCCTAAGTGAAAGCATACCAATCAAGAAATCATGAACAGCCCCTCCAAAAATACATCCAAAAACAATCCATAAAAATGCGGCAGGTCCCCATAAAGCTCCTGCAATGGCTCCGAAAATTGGTCCTGTTCCAGCAATGTTCAGAAATTGAATCAAAAATGCTTTTGGAGTGCTAACTTGCACATAGTCCACGCCATCGTAATATTCGATTGAAGGTGGAGTTCTGTCAGGCTCTATTCCGAAAACTTTTTCCACAAACTTGCTGTAAAATGCGTAACCTAAAATAAGAGCGACAATCGCTAAAACAAAAGAAATCATAATAAAAACCTCCTATAATTAATATTTATTATTTAATATAAAATATTATTTAAAATAACTTTGTTAATAATATGATAACTTGATTTTGTAAAAAAACAAGTGTAATTTTGAAAAATATTTAACATAAATTAAAAAAAGTTGTTGTTAATTTTGTAATTATATGATAAACTGAAATGATGGCAGTATATTGGAAATAAAATTAAAAAAGGAGATTTTAAAGGGAAATTTTAGATATGCTGGCATTAAATAAAAAATTTCAGGAGGAAAAATGACAAAGGGAATAAAAAAAATGTTATATTTGGTAACAGCAGGTTTGGTAATGGCAGCTCCATTAAATGCGGCTGGAAACAATGAATTAATTTGTATTGACCCAGGACATCAAGTTAGAGGAAATTCAGGACTTGAGGAAGTTGCACCTGGTTCATCAACGAAAAAGCCAAAAGTTTCATCAGGAACAAGAGGAGTTGCAACAAAAAAATATGAATATCAGCTTACACTGGAAGTTGGATTAAAATTAAGGGACGCATTACAAAACAAAGGTTACAAAGTGTTTATGGTACGTGAAACAAATGATGTAGATATTAGTAACAAGGAACGTGCAATCAAAACAAACAATGCAGGATGCTCATTATACATAAGACTTCATGCCGATGGAGTTGACAATTCTTCAGTAAATGGAGCAACAGTATTAACATCTTCAGCCAAAAACCGTTATACACAAAGCGTTCAAAAATCGAGCGACAAATTTTCACGTACACTTTTATCAGAATATATAAAAGCAACTGGAGCTAAAAATCGTGGAGTTTCATACAGAGATGATTTAACTGGAACAAACTGGTCAAAAGTTACAAATACATTAATCGAATTAGGATTTATGTCAAATCCTGCCGAAGACAGAAAAATGTCAACACCAGAATATCAAGCTAAAATGGTAAATGGAATGGTAAATGGTATTGAAAAATATTTAAGAGAAAAATAGTTTAGAAATTTAAAATAAAGTGCTTTGAAGAAATTTGGGTACTTTATTTTTTTATTGAAAAGGTTAAATTAATATTATATAATAGAACGAAAGTAATAATGTAAAGGAGGAGTTTCAAATGTTAATTGAGGAAATATCAAATGGGGAAAATGAAAAAATTGAATTTAAAGAAAATGCTAAAACTAATACATATATAAAAACAGTTGTGGCATTTGCAAATGGAAATGGCGGAAAAATAGTTTTCGGAGTAAAAGATAATGGAGAAATTATTGGAGTTGAAAATGAGTTTGAAGTTATGGATGGAATAATTAATGCAATCTCGGATAGCTGTTATCCAATGATTATACCAGATATAAGTTTGCATACGTTGGAAAATAGAACAATTATTCTTGTGGAAATTGAAGGAGGTAAGAAAAAGCCGTATTATTTGAAGTCAAAAGGGATGCAGAAAGGAACTTATATCAGAAGTGGTGCTACGACTAGAATTATTGAAGAAGATTATGTTTTGAAGGAGTTGGTTTTAGAAGGGGAAAATAAGTATTTTGATCAGCAAGTTTGCCACGAGGAAAGTATTAGTGATGAAGAAATTGAGAAATTTTGTGAATGGCTGGAGAAATTGGCAAGAAAAAATTCTGAAACTGATACAAAAATAAAAAAAGTTACTAGAAATACTTTGTTAAGCTGGAAAGTTCTGGAAGAGAAAAACGGTGAAATTTTTCCAACAAATGCTTATATTTTGTTATCTGGCAAGGAAAACTGGGAAGTTTCACGAAAGATACAGTGTGGTGTATTTAAAGGAGAAACTAGAAGTATATTTGTGGATAAAAGGGAATTTGAAGGATCGATTATTACACAGCTAGAAAAGGCGTATAAATATGTGCTTGAAAAAATAAATTTGAGTTCAGATATTGTTGGAATTTACAGGGTTGACAAATATGAAATCCCGCCTAAATCAATAAGAGAGCTAATCGCAAATGCAATAATTCATCGAAGCTACCTTGAACCAAACGATATTCAAGTCGCACTTTATGATAACAGATTAGAAATTACTTCGCCAGGAATGCTACTTTCAGGAGTAAACGTAAAAAGAATGAAAGAAGGCTATTCCAAACTTCGTAATCGTGCAATTGCGTCAGTTTTTGCATATATAAACATTATAGAAAAATGGGGAAGCGGTATACCGAGAATTATGAATGAATTGGCAGAATACGGACTGGAAGAACCAGAGTTCATAACTTTTGAAAATGATTTTAGGATTAATATTTACAGAAAAAGCTATAATACTATCCAAACTACCCAAGGTAGTACCCAAGATAAAACCAATACTACCCAAACTGTTTCCCAAAAAGAAAAATCTAATATAAAAAATCTTACAGAAACAGACAAAACAATAATAAACACAATAATAAATAATCCTAAAATGTCCCAAAAACAGATAGCTGATAATCTAAATTGGACAGTAAATAAAGTAAAATATTATATGAAAAAGTTTAAACAAAAAAATATTTTAAGATATGAAGGAACAAGTCAAAATGGGAAATGGGAAATTCAGGAAGAAAGGTTAAAATATTTTTTGAAATAAAAACCTTTGAAAAATTATTGAATAAAAATCTTTTTACAGCCCTTGACAAAAGGGCTTTTATAGTATAAAATAATTAGGTTAGAACTCATAACTAAATTTTGAAAAATATATTATTTACTAAAATAATGTGTTTTGAAGTGAATTTTAGAGTAAATCGATATACTTAAAATAAGTATGCGCTTATGTTTGATAAAGTAATTTGCAAAAAAGCAAAAAATTAATAGAATTAAAAACTTTGTCAAATGCAGCTTTATCAAATGTAGATTGAAGAAATGAGCTTTATAAAAAGTTTTAGTTTTGAAAAATAACGCGAGAATAAATATATAAATCAAAGAAATTTGAGAGGAGGAAAACAGATGCCTACTATTAATCAATTAGTAAGATTTGGTAGAAGTACAACTGAGAAAAAGAAAAAATCACCTGCATTAAAAGGTAATCCACAAAAAAGAGGGGTTTGTGTAAGAGTATATACAACTACACCTAAAAAACCTAACTCAGCCTTAAGAAAGGTAGCAAGGGTTAAATTAGTAAATGGAATTGAAGTTACTGCTTATATTCCAGGAATCGGACACAACTTGCAAGAACATAGTATCGTTCTTTTAAGAGGAGGAAGAACAAAAGATTTGCCAGGGGTTAGATATAAAATAATCAGAGGAGCATTGGATACAGCAGGAGTTGTAAACAGAAAACAAGGTAGATCAAGATACGGAGCGAAAAAAGGGTAATTAATTTTTAAAAAAGTAAGGAGGACAATTAAGTGTCAAGAAGAAGAAGAGCGGAAAGAAGAGATGTATTACCAGATTCTCAATTTAACGATAAAGTAGTAACTAAATTCATTAACGGATTAATGAAAGATGGAAAAAAATCATTAGCTGAGCATATTTTTTATTCAGCATTGCAGCAAATAACTGAAGAAACTCAAGAAGAAGGAATTGAAGTGTTCAGAAGAGCAATGGAAAACGTAAGACCTCAATTGGAAGTAAGATCTAGAAGAATCGGAGGGGCAACTTACCAAGTACCAGTTGAAGTAAGAAAAGAAAGACAGCAAACTCTAGCAATCAGATGGCTAGTTAGATATACAAGAGAAAGAAAAGAATACGGAATGGTAAACAAATTGAAAAAAGAATTGATTGCAGCTGCCAACAATGAAGGTGGATCAATTAAGAAAAAAGAAGATACATATAAAATGGCTGAAGCAAACAGAGCATTCGCACATTATAAATGGTAATCTGATTTATTTGAAAACAATTATCGAGTATTTAATAGAGTTTATATTTTTACAAAATTCATTTTTTCAGAACTGGATTTATAAAAATATTGTTTCAAATTTTAAACATACTTCTTAAACAGGAAGTAGCTTACAAAAACAAGGAGGAAAAATTAAATGGCAAGAAAAGTTGCTTTGAAAGATACTAGAAACATTGGTATCATGGCACATATAGACGCCGGAAAAACAACTACAACTGAAAGAATCTTGTTTTATACAGGAGTAAACCATAAAATCGGAGAAGTTCATGAAGGAGCTGCTACGATGGATTATATGGAACAAGAACAAGAAAGAGGAATC contains:
- a CDS encoding carbon starvation protein A codes for the protein MISFVLAIVALILGYAFYSKFVEKVFGIEPDRTPPSIEYYDGVDYVQVSTPKAFLIQFLNIAGTGPIFGAIAGALWGPAAFLWIVFGCIFGGAVHDFLIGMLSLRNKGSSIGELVGQNLGVVMQQIMRVFSIVLLLLVGVVFIKSPADILHNLIPGVSAMTFTIIIIAYYILATILPLDKIIAKIYPIFGFALLFMAIGIGTMLIYGQFTGAFAIPEVTEIFKGNPHPKGTSMFPYLFISIACGAVSGFHATQSPMVARCLKNETEGRKVFYGAMIAEGVVALVWAAAAMTVFGGIKELAAAGTPAVVVNKASVQLLGVFGAFLAVLGVVACPITSGDTAFRGSRLIIADIFKIKQSPIKNRFLIAIPLFIVGIYLTTIDFNIIWRYFAWANQTLAAVSLWTATVWLVKKGKPFVFALIPSMFMTMVVTTYIVIAPEGFVRFFKNVPVHTIEFYGILIASIVTIICTALLFNYKHHLHSHSTENLKVAK
- a CDS encoding N-acetylmuramoyl-L-alanine amidase family protein: MTKGIKKMLYLVTAGLVMAAPLNAAGNNELICIDPGHQVRGNSGLEEVAPGSSTKKPKVSSGTRGVATKKYEYQLTLEVGLKLRDALQNKGYKVFMVRETNDVDISNKERAIKTNNAGCSLYIRLHADGVDNSSVNGATVLTSSAKNRYTQSVQKSSDKFSRTLLSEYIKATGAKNRGVSYRDDLTGTNWSKVTNTLIELGFMSNPAEDRKMSTPEYQAKMVNGMVNGIEKYLREK
- a CDS encoding ATP-binding protein, with protein sequence MLIEEISNGENEKIEFKENAKTNTYIKTVVAFANGNGGKIVFGVKDNGEIIGVENEFEVMDGIINAISDSCYPMIIPDISLHTLENRTIILVEIEGGKKKPYYLKSKGMQKGTYIRSGATTRIIEEDYVLKELVLEGENKYFDQQVCHEESISDEEIEKFCEWLEKLARKNSETDTKIKKVTRNTLLSWKVLEEKNGEIFPTNAYILLSGKENWEVSRKIQCGVFKGETRSIFVDKREFEGSIITQLEKAYKYVLEKINLSSDIVGIYRVDKYEIPPKSIRELIANAIIHRSYLEPNDIQVALYDNRLEITSPGMLLSGVNVKRMKEGYSKLRNRAIASVFAYINIIEKWGSGIPRIMNELAEYGLEEPEFITFENDFRINIYRKSYNTIQTTQGSTQDKTNTTQTVSQKEKSNIKNLTETDKTIINTIINNPKMSQKQIADNLNWTVNKVKYYMKKFKQKNILRYEGTSQNGKWEIQEERLKYFLK
- the rpsL gene encoding 30S ribosomal protein S12, producing the protein MPTINQLVRFGRSTTEKKKKSPALKGNPQKRGVCVRVYTTTPKKPNSALRKVARVKLVNGIEVTAYIPGIGHNLQEHSIVLLRGGRTKDLPGVRYKIIRGALDTAGVVNRKQGRSRYGAKKG
- the rpsG gene encoding 30S ribosomal protein S7 — translated: MSRRRRAERRDVLPDSQFNDKVVTKFINGLMKDGKKSLAEHIFYSALQQITEETQEEGIEVFRRAMENVRPQLEVRSRRIGGATYQVPVEVRKERQQTLAIRWLVRYTRERKEYGMVNKLKKELIAAANNEGGSIKKKEDTYKMAEANRAFAHYKW